DNA from Arthrobacter sp. StoSoilB19:
GACTACCTGTCGGCAGCATCCTTCCTGGGCATCACCGGTGCCATCGCCATCAACGGCTATGACGGCTTCATGTACTCCATCGGCTTCCTGGTGGCCTGGCTGGTGGCGCTGCTGCTGGTGGCCGAACTGCTGCGCAACACCGGCAAGTTCACCATGGCCGATGTGCTCTCCTTCCGGCTGAAGCAGCGCCCGGTGCGGATCGCGGCCGCCATCTCCACCCTGGCCGTCTGCTTCTTCTACCTGCTGGCCCAGATGGCCGGTGCGGGAAGCCTGATTTCGCTCCTGCTGGGCATCAGCGACTGGGGCGGCCAGGCGCTGGTGATCGTCGTCGTCGGCGCCCTCATGATCATGTACGTCCTGATCGGCGGCATGAAGGGCACCACCTGGGTCCAGATCATCAAAGCCATGCTGCTGATCGCAGGCGCCGCAGTCATGACCCTGTGGGTCCTGGCCATCTACGGCTTCAACCTTTCCGCCCTGCTGGGCGGCGCGGTGGAGACGGCCAACAACCCGGCCGTGCTCAACCCGGGCCTGCAGTACGGCAAGACCGAGACCTCCAAGCTGGACTTCATGTCCCTGGGCCTGGCGCTGGTCCTGGGCACGGCAGCCCTGCCGCACGTCCTGATGCGCTTCTACACGGTGCCCACGGCCAAGGAAGCGCGCAAGTCCGTGGTCTGGTCCATCTGGCTGATCGGCCTGTTCTACCTGTTCACCCTGGTGCTGGGCTACGGTGCTGCGGCCCTGGTGGGTCCGGACACCATCAAGGGCGCCCCGGGCGGCGTCAACGCTGCCGCCCCGCTGCTGGCCTTCCACCTGGGCGGGCCGCTGCTGCTCGGCTTCATCTCCGCTGTCGCCTTCGCCACCATCCTGGCGGTGGTGGCAGGCCTGACCATCACGGCTGCCGCATCCTTTGCGCATGACATCTACGCCAACGTCATCGCCAAGGGCAAGGCCGACGCGGCGACTGAAGTCCGGGTGGCCCGGCGCACCGTGGTGGTAATCGGCATCCTGGCCATCCTGGGCGGTATCTTCGCCAACGGCCAGAACGTTGCCTTCCTGGTGGCGCTGGCCTTCGCCGTCGCCGCTTCAGCCAACCTGCCCACCATCATCTACTCGCTGTTCTGGCGGAAGTTCACCACCCAGGGCGCCGTGTGGAGCATGTACGGCGGCCTGGCCGCGGCGATCCTGCTCATCGTGTTCTCCCCGGTGGTTTCCGGTGCGAAGACCTCAATGATCCCCGGGGCCAACTTCGCCCTCTTCCCGCTCAGCAACCCGGGCATTGTGTCCATTCCGCTGGCCTTCTTCCTGGGCTGGCTGGGCACCACCCTGGACAAGAGGACGGAAGACCCCGCGAAGCAGGCGGAAATGGAAGTCCGCTCGCTCACGGGCATCGGAGCCGAAAAGGCCGTGGACCACTGACAGCCGGACCACTGACTAGCTGGCCACTGGTGGATATGCCGGCAGCGTCGGCATGACAGCGAAGAGCCTCCAGCCGCATACCGCGGCCTGGAGGCTCTTTGCGTTTGCCGCCCCCCGCGCGGTTTACCGGAAGGGGGGATTCAGTGC
Protein-coding regions in this window:
- a CDS encoding sodium/solute symporter (Members of the Solute:Sodium Symporter (SSS), TC 2.A.21 as described in tcdb.org, catalyze solute:Na+ symport. Known solutes for members of the family include sugars, amino acids, nucleosides, inositols, vitamins, urea or anions, depending on the system.), producing the protein MIAIPAAVDVAALKETTLLNMGIFGLFVAVTMVIVFRASRNNKTAADYYAAGRSFTGSQNGTAIAGDYLSAASFLGITGAIAINGYDGFMYSIGFLVAWLVALLLVAELLRNTGKFTMADVLSFRLKQRPVRIAAAISTLAVCFFYLLAQMAGAGSLISLLLGISDWGGQALVIVVVGALMIMYVLIGGMKGTTWVQIIKAMLLIAGAAVMTLWVLAIYGFNLSALLGGAVETANNPAVLNPGLQYGKTETSKLDFMSLGLALVLGTAALPHVLMRFYTVPTAKEARKSVVWSIWLIGLFYLFTLVLGYGAAALVGPDTIKGAPGGVNAAAPLLAFHLGGPLLLGFISAVAFATILAVVAGLTITAAASFAHDIYANVIAKGKADAATEVRVARRTVVVIGILAILGGIFANGQNVAFLVALAFAVAASANLPTIIYSLFWRKFTTQGAVWSMYGGLAAAILLIVFSPVVSGAKTSMIPGANFALFPLSNPGIVSIPLAFFLGWLGTTLDKRTEDPAKQAEMEVRSLTGIGAEKAVDH